In a single window of the Papaver somniferum cultivar HN1 chromosome 8, ASM357369v1, whole genome shotgun sequence genome:
- the LOC113306143 gene encoding uncharacterized protein LOC113306143 gives MILPKNFALSVIDGLRFAPGRIIQGYYTDEEVDEEIIVDEQHVDEAQSYLSHGDMESSRNLEPNEDNGVAKGDSNTTEPSNGLETPLVPNTEVENNGTNVEDSSNVVNQSSNITYSPLPGYENIIVEAVEETETPVAIETEQRTEEIVPEEDVVITMEDAPVIENRVVIHEYPNAGIVCEPPFGAQPLYHVYVGGFSVPTGYANMYEKLWKMCGHIVVARDPDRRYFLAMQLGNILHVIDDIRTRSRSTVTRDVLFD, from the exons atgattttacccaaa aattttgctctaTCTGTTATCGATGGTCTTCGTTTTGCTCCTGGTAGAATAATTCAGGGATACTACACTGACGAGGAAgttgac gaggaaatcattgtagatgagcagcatgttgatgaagcacaatcttatttgagtcatggagatatggagagttcccgaaatctcgaaccgaatgaagataacggagttgccAAAGGAGATTCCAACACCaccgagccttcaaatggtttagagactccccta gtaccaaataccgaagttgagaataacggaACCAATGTTGAAGATTCGAGCAATGTGGTGAATCAAAGCAGTAACATCACCTACTCTCCACTTCCAGGTTATGAGAATATCATTGTTGAAGCCgtagaggaaactgagactccagttgctattgaaaccgagcaaagaacagaagagattgtcccagaagaagatgttgtaataacaatggaggatgctccagtaattgagaatcgtgtagtaatacacgaatatcccaatgcagggattgtttgtgagcctccatttggtgctCAACCCCTGTATCATGTgtatgttggtggattcagcgttcctactggGTATGCCAACATGTATGAGAAGCTGTGGAAAATGTGTGGTCATATTGTTGTTGCCAGGGATCCTGATCGTAGATACTTCTTGGCAATGCAATTGGGAAACATATTGCATGTTATAGATGACATACGAACCAGGTCCAGAAGTActgttactcgagatgtactctttgattga